A part of Oncorhynchus kisutch isolate 150728-3 linkage group LG2, Okis_V2, whole genome shotgun sequence genomic DNA contains:
- the LOC109907943 gene encoding thioredoxin-interacting protein encodes MVIITKKLKIFEIVFHDPTKAFYSSGDKVAGNIVVEVSEVTKVSAMRVFGIGCAKVEYAKGKHRCREDIEYLKYEDTVYLDQQTRDSNGLVTLRPGNRYEYMFGFELPHAGQLVSSYKGKFGCVQYYVRAVMERPSQPALQCEKHFEVEEPLDVNTPDLLAPAAGTKEKKLTCVFIPDGHVSISAKINRKGFCEGEDICINAKFENTCSRIVVPKAAIMVKHTYQANGRTKVLGQKMSVVRGNHIISGMCDIWQGKTIRVPRLKPSLLGCDIIHVDYALRIYVHIPGSDKVVLELPLVIGNIPFNGFGSRTNSMSSQAESLNTPSSSFGSLRLPSQPPSYSNISRDCRIDSPLTPLLVDYDADEDEGLFMHAPELWYPPPPAYSEVDEDLKQQGPCSSGLLNHE; translated from the exons ATGGTAATCATTACAAAGAAATTGAAAATATTTGAGATCGTTTTCCATGATCCTACGAAGGCTTTCTACTCCAGTGGTGACAAGGTAGCCGGGAATATTGTGGTTGAGGTGTCCGAGGTGACCAAGGTGTCAGCTATGAGAGTGTTTGGAATTGGATGCGCAAAAGTAGAGTACGCGAAAGGAAAGCACAGATGCCGTGAAGACATTGAATATCTGAAATACGAAGATACCGTTTATCTGGACCAACAGACTAGAG ATTCCAATGGCTTGGTAACTCTCAGACCAGGGAACAGATATGAGTACATGTTTGGCTTTGAGCTGCCACATGCTGG GCAACTGGTGTCGTCTTACAAGGGGAAGTTTGGCTGTGTCCAGTATTATGTCAGGGCAGTGATGGAGAGGCCTTCCCAGCCTGCCTTGCAGTGCGAGAAACACTTTGAGGTGGAGGAGCCCTTGGACGTCAACACCCCTGACCTCCTG GCTCCAGCTGCAGGTACGAAGGAGAAGAAGCTCACCTGCGTGTTCATCCCAGATGGACATGTGTCCATCAGTGCCAAGATCAACCGCAAGGGCTTCTGCGAGGGCGAGGACATCTGCATCAATGCCAAGTTTGAAAACACCTGCTCACGCATCGTGGTGCCCAAGGCAGCCATCATGGTCAAGCACACCTACCAGGCCAATGGCCGGACCAAGGTCCTAGGGCAGAAGATGTCAGTCGTGAGGGGCAACCATATCATCTCGGGCATGTGTGACATTTGGCAGGGCAAGACCATCCGAGTGCCCAGGCTCAAGCCTTCACTCCTGGGGTGCGACATCATTCACGTGGACTATGCCCTTAGG ATCTATGTCCACATTCCCGGCAGTGACAAGGTGGTCCTAGAGTTGCCCCTGGTCATTGGGAACATCCCCTTCAATGGCTTTGGCAGCCGCACCAACAGCATGAGCAGTCAGGCAGAGTCCCTGAACACCCCCTCCAGTAGCTTTGGGTCACTGCGCCTCCCGTCACAACCCCCCAGCTACAGCAACATCTCCCGCGACTGCCGTATCGACTCCCCCCTCACACCGCTGCTGGTCGACTATGACGCAGATGAGGATGAAGGACTGTTCATGCACGCCCCCGAGCTTTGGTACCCTCCTCCCCCTGCCTACTCCGAg GTCGACGAGGATCTCAAACAGCAAGGGCCATGTTCTTCAGGTCTGCTGAACCACGAGTAA
- the LOC116356683 gene encoding uncharacterized protein LOC116356683, translating into MATRAAYFSPSEAQILMEAYEEVKDIIKKKGNTATVIKQREKAWQSIADRLNALNMNGPKRTWQQVKIKYKNILQNAVKKNTHRQGTGGGSPKADLTPAEDMALELNKGRPVLEGIPGGKETSIGSSQDATRFIQVSGSTVFLLEPPAQAPDYADPGEGPSAAATAHDGDDDDDEEETISLDSRRHEDPDAIQWENQPGNISSQAIRKLYGNHLRRQIELADIDIQYKKKKMENLALEFEIKKRTIRKLDLEIKKLERELQEDDTAQNKN; encoded by the exons atggcaactagagccgcgtacttttccccgtcggaagcacaaatcctcatggaggcatacgaggaggtaaaagatataattaagaagaaaggcaacaccgccacagtgataaagcaaagagaaaaagcgtggcaaagtattgcagaccgcctgaatgc attaaacatgaacgggccaaaacggacatggcagcaggtcaaaatcaaatacaaaaacattctgcagaatg cagtgaaaaagaatacccacagacaaggcacgggtggtgggtcaccaaaggctgaccttaccccagcagaggacatggccttggagctaaataaaggcaggcccgtcttagaggggatccctggggggaaagagacgagcataggttcctcccaagatgccacccgcttcattcaag tgtctggcagcactgtgttcctgttagagccaccagcacaagcaccagactatgctgatcca ggtgaaggccccagtgcagcagcaacagcacatgatggagacgatgatgatgatgaggaggagaccatctctctggattccagaaggcatgag gacccagatgctatacagtgggaaaaccagcctggcaacata agctcacaagctatcagaaagttgtatggcaaccacctccggcgccaaatagaactggcagacatagacattcagtacaagaagaaaaagatggaaaatcttgcactggagttcgaaataaaaaagaggacaattaggaaactggaccttgaaataaaaaaacttgagagggag ctccaagaagatgacacagctcaaaataaaaattag